Within the Gloeobacter kilaueensis JS1 genome, the region GGCACCGGCTGATTCTGGACCTGCCCGCCCAACCGGGTTGGGTGGAGGTGAAGCTTGTAGTCGGTCGTGCCCGCCACCAGGCCCAGGCTCTCGGCGGTGTGGGCAAACAACTTGAGGCGGGCGTAGCCGGGGATGGCCTGCATCTGGCGATCGACGCTGAGCACGTCGTCGCTTACGAGCGCTGCGCCCTGGCTCAGGCAGTAGGCGCTCAGGGTCGATTTGCCGCGTCCGGCGTGGCCCACGAAGGCCATTGCCCCTTCTTTGAAGGCAACGGCGTTGGCGTGAACGGCCACACGGCCCTGCAGCAACAGACAGGTGCCGAGCACACTCGCGGTCATAAAATTGAGAAGCGAGCTTTCACACTGGCCTGCCTCGGGGTTGACCAGGAGAATCTCAACGCGCTGGCCATCCTCGTCGATCCAGACACCGACCGTCTCAGACCAAGCGAGCCATCGCCTTCCGCCGCGCTCACCAGCAAAAATTTCCTCGCTCAGCCCCCGGCCATCCAGGGCGACCGGCAACGCATCCACGCTGCGCAGGCAAACCTGCTCAGCCTTGAGAGCGGGCTGCAACTCCCGATAAGCGATCTCCGCCAGCGTATCGAGAACGGAGGAGGCCCGGTTCGCCTTCAGCATGGCCATCTGGTGCCCTCTCCACCGTGCGCCGATCAGCAAACGCTATGGGAACCGAAGCCACCGGGATAGCACTCCGGGTGCAGCGGCGGATAGGCCGCCGTCATCGCAGTGAGGTTGCCGAGGGGCTTGACCTGAGGAGCAATATAGGCGCGTTTCTGGGAAGACTTCATAGTTTTTACCTGCCTGTGCGAGGGAAAGAAGAAGCTTGTTTGCTCAGTATAGAGTCGCCAACGTAGCGCGATCCGTTTTGAGGCGCTGGAGGGCCGCAGATTGGCCAAAAAGGACTAAGTAGACGAAGCGAAAAGCATCAGGTTTTGGGTTGGAGTGAGGGAAGCGGATTTTTGGGAGCTGGTTGTTCTTTTGCTTTTTTGGGTGCTTGCTAAAACCGTCCCCCACCCCTCCACACCCCCACCTGGCCCCAAAAGGGGC harbors:
- a CDS encoding HPr kinase — translated: MAMLKANRASSVLDTLAEIAYRELQPALKAEQVCLRSVDALPVALDGRGLSEEIFAGERGGRRWLAWSETVGVWIDEDGQRVEILLVNPEAGQCESSLLNFMTASVLGTCLLLQGRVAVHANAVAFKEGAMAFVGHAGRGKSTLSAYCLSQGAALVSDDVLSVDRQMQAIPGYARLKLFAHTAESLGLVAGTTDYKLHLHPTRLGGQVQNQPVPLKAIYLLEQSDGDRIESRTVPPAQAVFELIAHSYYARYFAVTHPGLLAAYAELVARVPVEQLFYPRQFARLPDVFAFLRTRTWQRSAPGVHS